The Antedon mediterranea chromosome 7, ecAntMedi1.1, whole genome shotgun sequence genome has a segment encoding these proteins:
- the LOC140054363 gene encoding prostaglandin reductase 1-like, with product MVLQKRFVLEKHFDGMPKQSDLKLIEEKLRPIKDGEILIQALYLSVDPYMRPYSRRTLKKGDTMIGEQVAKVIESKNTDYLIGTIVTCSPGWCTHFISDGTDVRRVKDFPENLPYSLALGTLGMTGMTAYFGLTEILKPKAGETLFVSGAAGAVGGVVGQLGKIFGCRVVGSAGSEKKIKYLKEIGFDDAFNYKSTIDPQKTIKDMCPDGIHMYFDNVGGTITNAVLMNMAECGRIAVCGAISGYNSKSQSTIVHPPIVGRQLKIEGFIVYRWTDRFPEGFEKLKEYITQGKLTYKEHVTEGFDNMFKAFCELFTGANFGKAIVKV from the exons ATGGTGCTACAAAAAAGGTTTGTTTTGGAGAAGCATTTCGATGGAATGCCAAAACAGAGTGATCTTAAACTAATAGAGGAGAAGCTGCGACCTATAAAGGACGGAG AAATACTTATACAAGCCTTATACTTATCGGTTGATCCATATATGAG GCCATACAGTCGAAGAACATTAAAGAAAGGAGATACGATGATTGGAGAACAAGTAGCCAA AGTGATAGAGAGCAAGAACACAGACTATCTAATAGGAACCATCGTTACATGCTCACCTGGTTGGTGTACTCATTTCATCTCTGATGGAACTGACGTCAGAAGAGTGAAAGATTTCCCAGAAAATCTTCCATATTCTTTGGCGCTTGGAACACTCGGGATGACAGG aatgacAGCGTATTTTGGACTTACGGAGATTTTGAAGCCCAAAGCTGGTGAAACGTTGTTTGTTAGTGGAGCGGCTGGTGCAGTGGGTGGAGTAGTCGGACAACTTGGGAAAATATTT GGTTGCCGTGTGGTTGGATCGGCTGGGTCTGAAAAGAAGATAAAATACTTGAAGGAGATTGGTTTTGATGACGCGTTCAACTACAAGTCAACTATTGATCCACAGAAAACAATCAAAGACATGTGCCCTGATGGTATACACATGTATTTTGATAAT GTTGGCGGAACCATTACCAATGCTGTACTCATGAACATGGCAGAATGTGGCAGAATCGCAGTGTGTGGTGCTATATCAGGATATAATTCCAAGTCCCAATCCACCA TTGTGCATCCTCCCATTGTTGGCAGACAACTGAAAATAGAAGGTTTTATTGTTTATCGTTGGACTGATAGATTTCCTGAAGGttttgaaaaattaaaagaatataTTACGCAG GGAAAGCTGACGTACAAAGAACACGTGACAGAAGGATTTGACAACATGTTCAAGGCATTCTGTGAGCTGTTTACTGGTGCAAACTTTGGAAAAGCCATTGTCAAAGTCTAA